The following DNA comes from Thunnus thynnus chromosome 3, fThuThy2.1, whole genome shotgun sequence.
CAGAAAGAAATTGAAAATCACACACCTATTAGTGGGTTCTCTGAAATTAATCCACCTATACAATTTTCTGATTTTGATACAAGGAAACAAATCACTCTTTTTGACCTAAATTATACAAAATCAGACATGATGAATCCAGCCAAGTCTATAATCTCAGAGCAGAGAAGATTTAAGATTAATGATTGGAAAGCATGACAATGGCATGACCACGTACCCTAACCAGCTGACAACTGCGTGAACTGACCACAGTAGgatttgtgaaaatgaaaaggcAACCACATATGTACTTAAGTGTATCAGTTGTTAGCATTGAAGAAAAATTGACTACAGATTTGACCCTGATGATGACTcagattatgattatgattgaTGCAATAGAACAGTTGTTATTGCTTTGTGTGACTTTAATAAAGCCTATATTATTTTAGAATTTATATAAGACTAGTAAGGCAACCTAGAATAAACCCAAAGTAACCCTTCAAGTTTTGAATCTAGTATTTGGCTTATTTCTACTAGTTTTccttttatttgatttacttATAGTCTTATGAAGACATCAACTCTGATCATAAGTGTTGTTATATAACCTGTTCTTGTCTGCTGACGATTGTCCTCATCTCGACGGCCGAAGACCTCTGGACGAGCCCCTCTGCTGAGTGGGGGATGTAGGAGGACAACCGCTTGTTCTTTAATTGTGTTAACTAATCTTTTATTCTTACgaaaaataagagacagactccTTGGATTCCTAAGTTTGTAAGAGCAGACCCCCGGcctgcagaactgacctttgtaaccCTAAGTGAGGGTTGACCAGAGATGctcaacagactcagaaagaAACTATTTCGATAAATTGAATTATGACACGAACTAAAAGCATGAACTGACCCTAAGGCCACTTGGACCGGAGGAAAACAACTCCCACCTTATAGATGGAGAACAGACTCGTATCACCAAAGCCATAAAACAAACCCACATTCCTGAGGATGTGTGAAACCTCCCTGCAAATCTGAggcaaacctgaaattcatgtaaattaaatgtataatcattatgcaacttatatcatgttatttgtcatgtaaatacaagaagaatggtataactttcatAGGTGTATGACTATCTACTAAAGAGATATAAGACTTAGATTTTATTATCCTTTTATACTAACAGGTAACAATACTGCCCTCTACTGACAAGAGTTAAATTCCCTTTTgtgaagagttaatgaatgtttgataaCCATGTATGTGTAAAAATCACCCCAAGTGTTTAACTTTCATACTTTTAACTTTcaaaacaatcatattttaatagttaaattagaGAGGCAGTTGTGTTGAAAGAATTAAGTTTTTGAAGTAATTgaatgtaaagatataatgtttgaagaatttgagtttaaagttttcttttattgttaaacaatagtcacattGGATGCTTTCatattatgaagtaagagttatgttcaacttatatttaaatatgtttctgaaagtaatctaatcacaGAAGTGTTGCCTAACTTTAGTTCCTTTTactatagtattaaactttatttcagtagatgGTTTGAGATGTGTAAATAGTTTGAGAGAGTTGAATCAGTGAAGGTTGTATGCTTAGACAtcatgaagtgttaatatgaaggttaatgtttgttttaagaaGAACTGACTTATTATGAAACATATGTAAACTGTTTAACCGTTATCAATcagaaaatatcacaaaatgctcggacattatgaaaagaatgtaTGTACAGCTAATGTGACATATTAGGCCACAGTGACTCTGTAGTGtgatttttgcatgtaaaaactcaGAATTTGACTTCTACAAAATTCCTTTACTTCAGGAGACACAGGCTGCAAAGCACCAGCCACACCTAAAGCCCctagaacaaagaaattgaatattcatcaataattcgGCGCAAACCCCTTTAGAACTCACCCAAACTCCTCCCGTTTTATCCTAACTTATAAAAACAGCCTATAAGAGATTCCtctttgagctggcctccaaGAACTCAAGAACATTCTCAAGATGtcccttttatttgtttttcaaccaaatatgTCTGTATTTAACCTTTTATTGCAACAAGTTAATTTGACATTAGGTCTCGTATTTCCGCGTATAGTGATTTAATTTTGAagtaaacatgtacagtattttattttgaagtagacGCTGATGAAGATTTGAGCGTagtcagactaaactttgttctGTACTCAACTCAAGTCTCCACAACCAACCAAAGCCTGAATCCTCAACTTAATctccagaagaagaagaagaagaagaagaagaagaagaagaagaagaagaagaagaggcacCACTGCCCACAGCTAATCCAGGCTCTTTCACTGCAACACCGCTGCGTCAAACAACGCTGGACCTGCCAAGATGACGTCTCTACCACGATTGACACACCTCAGCAGTGAGGCGTAACATGgttttgtgatcaagggttgatgtggaataacgttaaaattaaaagaatttaTTTGGAGAAGTTGAGTTAGTTTTCCCCTTAGCATTCCCCGATGCAACACGTTAAGCCTCGAGTCACGCACCTCAAGCcactcttgctgaataattttctttattatttttattattcatataccttatttatttatttaattttattttatttttatatgttattttctgtatattatcttatgctttatcatgtatcctcaagacctttagttattaataaatgtcttcatttatcctaaaagtgtttggttgtttctttgagctgcagtaaacagagatCACTGTTAGGGACAAGAACTTCCGATTGTGAGACTTCAACgtcattgattaaattaaagtgaACAAAGGTTAGTGCTCTctcctggcactaacaaatcctaaccaaaaaaGATGTGGTCCCCCCAATAACAAGGTCATTCATTAATAAAGTCATAATACTCTTACACAAAGAATATCAACACATATCTCACCATTGTTTACGTGTTTAATTTACTGAGTAGATGGACAACAGTTTCACAgaaatacatgtacagtatcagTATGTATGTAATTAACCTTTTTCAAGAACATACAGgcattaaaggacgggttcacaatatttaaagtgtgtcttaaaccagcagtcaggtgtccatatgaacagtgaaagagtttttcctcgctgtaatcattcctcctgttcatactggatattaaaagatccttcaaatgtgctttcaatggaagtgatggaggccaaaatccacagtgtgtccacacagtcatttaaaagttgatgtgaagcttctattcagcttcagcagtctgagttagactACTGAGTTTCTGAGTTTCCACATATTCTGTGGAGTCATGGTCTCAGCTGAACTCTACAATGAAGCTTTATGacactgtgaaatattcacactttgttttctgtggtttcacttcaaactgaaagttttgattttttggaaactttgtgtttttgactagAAATGAAACTAAAGTTCTGTGGATTTGATCAGATGTTTAAATAGAGATTTAATTTTAGATATGAAtcctagtttgtgttttttctcataataaacaagaatgtgtttgtatatttactctcttcaaaaacaaagacacatttatgacataaaacaggTGATTACTCTactcagtttgattgacaggacagatgatcagaggggCGGAGTTTTTACCACCATGATTAATACCAGGACTGAAGTATGGGTAGAGTTTGTCAGTGAAGGAGTAGCCAGTAAAGGAGtagataagagctgcagcatctacgtcataaaaggagaccagaccctcctcataatccaaaaacacccccaccttctgaaGCTGAGACTTCAGAGAGAGAATGACTGAAGGGTAATTACAAGCTTCAtactcatttccatttctcatcACTATAGTCCAGTAACCATCCTGAGGTCTAGCTGTGATTTGTCCCTTCCTGTTGATCGACTCTCTGGCCACTCCTAAATCCCAGTCAGTCTTCTctttaacctgaacctcaaagtaaaatctgcctgaagagaaactctgctttcctaaaacacaaacacaatcagaaAATCTCTCTGGGTTGTCTGGGAGATTCTTCTTCACATCACTGTGATTTACTTGTTTtccatcatcagacaggatgagatgaggatgtgctgtatcaggatcaagagtcacatccactgcatactgctggaccctcttcagctcagcctcaaacagcttcttcatctctttactgagcGTCTCCTCCAGTTGAGCCACAGCTCTCACCACAGTCCCCTCATATGATGATGGACGGACgctgacctctgtccagtctttggtgggtggagcagctttcagggacgggaagttttggaggaggtggaggtggtcttcagagcgtgagagctgcttcacctcagagcttctcttaatcagctcagagatttcctgttccagctctttgatgaagtcttcagcctgtttctctgtcgttctttgcttctcttcaatCGTCTCAATGAGCTCATTCAGGCTTCTCTCAACAGACTCCTTCAGAGCGATGAAGACCTGAACACcttctgctgtctctctgtctgcagcttCCTTACTGAGCTCAACTGACTGTTTGATCTTTTGTATCTTCAATCGtctcttctggatcatctgcgGAATTTCAGCCTTTGTCttccccagctctgccttctttccttcatattcttctttcagaggaacaaactCATGTGTCTTGTGGTTTAAAACAGGGcagagcatgcagacacatgtctggtcagtcttacagaacagctccagaggtttatcgtgcttcatacacatcctgtcttccaggttctccacagggtccatcagctgatgtcttttcagGCCTGAAACTGTcagatgaggctccaggtgagtctcacagtaggaggtcagacacaccagacaggacttcagggccttcagtttggttccagtacagacgtcacagggaacttctcctggtttggcagcttgttgctctgagctgctgctgctggctttctgttgagcttcctgtctgaactgagAAACCATCTCAGAGAATAAAGTATTCACCTTCAACTTAGGTCTTGTCTTGAAAACCTCTTTACACATTGGACACAGGTACTGGACATTACTGTTCCAGTgttcagtgatgcagtttttgcagaagttgtgtccacatgatgtggtgactggatcagtgaacacatccagacagatggagcacagaaactgatcttcagatcgcagacagctggcagcagacatatctacacactgagagtgaaaaacaaaagacacaatttgtttaaaattaaatttcaattatttgttcaaaaagaaataaagataattATTGTTGTATTAAGTATAATATGTGATATTAGGTGAAGTAATAttgaattatattttctgttattgatcGGGATGGGAACACGTGAACGGAGTCGTGAGCAACCGTGATCATTGAAGTCGTGCTGGCAGCTCAAACAGTTATCCACAAGGCTGCATGGTGagtttaaagttgttgtttactttgatgacgtgttttatgtgagctggtttacacaaacacagtaagagactgtcatctgcagctctttatctaacagctcattgtggctgtttctgcttgtactattcttccatacaatctttaaaatgaaccactgacaacataacacagaatatgtccatatcttgttgtgtagaCCAACTGTTATTGAAGAATagcactgctaacaaagctctgctaacttGGTGACAAACACCTTTTAttacctgcagctgcttcacaataaaagctgctgcttgttggtagaaagcttttaatgtgaaacagctacaggaaatagaatgcagtgtgtctgtaggaAGTGATCAGTAAATAGTAATAAGACCAGGAAGGTTGGAGTGAAGCTGaactccaaaccacagagattcagttacaagttacaaaagtcctgagaactgacacagagagactgtttaaaaaacaattaaagttgtttcactgaatctgtgtaaaaacatctttagttaTATCGTCACTAATTTCACAAGTgtcagtatgaaatgaaaagagtggaacttcctgtctgctgtgttaaagctggttgttgaaacattaaatatgatcagttgtactcaccagtgtttggcagagactctgctgtgttgttgagaaagacttgatgaactcagtttgatttttatttggacagaagtggagagactcgactgcagctctgctgtcgcTCTGACAAACTTATAGTTTAATTTCTGCAGAGTGACGTTGCAGCTCTCTTATCTTTCCAGTGTTGCTCCTCCTCTTACTGCAGCTCTGGATTTtggacagacaaacactgaactGTGCAGCCAGTTTTCATGTAACTattaacttctttttctttttatcttgaACTGAGTTCAACAAATGTCGTCTGGTCAACGTTGATGTTAAATCAACagttatttcaaaaacacattttttaacttctaCTAACAGTTTCCAGTTTACTTCACAAAATGAGGTGAAAGACAGTCGACAACAAATAAaggatgattttattttatctcatgcaGATACGATTTCTATATTTTGCTTCATGTTCTACCTTATTTGTTCCTTTGCTGTAAAGCAGATTAGTTCAGACTGTTTTGTGGTGAACCACCACAGTCCTGACAGGGATAAATGTAGAATCTATCATCTCTGTACTGAGTGATGCTTCACACTGCCAGCACTGTCCTTTGGGAGTTTGGGAGTTGTAGTGTGAACCCTGTTAGCCACAGAGCTAACGTCATGTCAGCAGCTCTGCTGTCAATCTGAGGTTTGGAacatttaaagaattaaaaagtgtttgttagCAGGAGTTGGATGGTTTGAATCCTCAACCTGTTTTAGTAAATCTTGATGACTGTAATGATCTTCCCTGTTTAAGAAACTTTTATTGCAGTAACAGAAACCTTTTATTAGAAAATTCAAGTTACAGCAAGAAAATAGATAAAGTagtattttaatgaaataaatgagactgaaataaaaaattaaattagttaaattatttattaaaataatctacatacaatatatattacaATACTTAAAACAATTCCATACCATACAATACAGTTGTATGTAAAAGTCTGTGCACCTCTtgacaaataatgtattttagtgatttttttaattgaaaagatgtgAACACAATAAAGGATTTCAGGTAAATATCAGCTAATAACTCAAAGTATATCAATTCTGAGTGGACTGTCCTGAATGTTAATGGTGAGGGGTgtaacttaaaggacaggttcaatattttcaggtgtgtcttaaaccagcagtcaggtgtccatatgaacagtgaaagaggttttcctcgctgtaatcattcctcctgttcatactggatattaaaagatccttcaaatgtgttttcaatggaagtgatggaggccaaaatccacagtgtgtccacacagtcatttagtgcaaaaattcatttaaacaaaaaaattggtcgctgaagcttcatattagcttcagataaacttttaaatacatttttgcacagaaggaggactgtggattttgtcctccatcacttccattgtaaggtcattatgaagggatcttctaatggtcagtatgaacaggaggaatgattacagcaagaaaaacagctttaatgttcatttgggctcctgactgttggtttaagacacttttgaaaaaaactgtgaaccgtCCTTTAAATGAGTATTATCTTAATGTAAAGAACACCGGACAGAAAATAACCAGAGCAGAagtaaatatagaaaataatattgaacaaacaagatgttttaatgatgatgaattgattattcAGCTTTTCACTGTCATATTTGTTTATCAAGTGAATCTGAGTCTACGTATGGTTTTTACAGTATGCACAAtccatgttcatttttttgtttttgtttaaatcttAGCTGTAttgttgtgtatatttttttttaaaaactcgcACCTCTTCAAACTCTCCTGCATGAACTCACTTACAATctaattaatgtaaaaaatatatttatcctTCACATTTCCAGTCAGGCATCGTGTAGACGGCACACAGCTGTCAATCTGCTGGGGGTCCTTTCGGGTCCTTCCTGCCTGAGCCGCTCCGCCAGCCTGCTGACATCTAAGCGAGCAGCCGAAAAAAGACGGTAAATTACCGGTAAATCTTCCTCTCACAGGCCGGGTACCGGAGGCGATGATGGGCGGGAAGACGAGCGCGATCGCCGCGGGTCTGTGCGGCGCTCTGGTCGTCGGTTACTGCATCTACTTCGACAGGAAGAGACGGAGTGACCCCAACTTCAAGAACAGGCTGCGGGAACGTGAGTGCTGACCTCcccttcctttcctcttcctcaccttcAGCAGGCCCCCCCGGGGGAGCTGGTTCGGTCCGGTTCGGCTCCGTTTTAGTCTGCCCCCGTTAAGCTTCACGGTGTTCCTCCTCTCTTAACGGCTCCGTAATCCCGGTGTCCTGCCAAAAAGTGATCTCCTCTCCTCGCTCCTGCGGTTATTACATCACACCGTCACCCGGCGTGTTTTACCTGAACATACCGGATCAAATGCACAATAATGTGCAGCACAGAGTCCACATCGGTGAATTAAAGCCGATCTGAGGCAGAGCAAACCTCTCAGTGTCCAGATATGAGAGAGAATCACTATTTGGCAAACAGGAACCTGCATTACTGGTTGTATTTGCCCTTTAGAGGCGTTAAACTGGTAAAAAAAGGACTGAATTATTTATAATCTACAGCATAAAGTATTAGAATGAATGTATTTTGTATGCAGCCACATCAGTAAAGTAATATTAATTAGAAATAAACAGGCTAACAGTTACATACAAACGTAGGCAACTGTTACAAAACACTTAATATTTCATTGATTGTGAATATTTCCTGTTACCGCCAAAATAAATGCACctttaaacataaatatgttCTGAAACTGTTGTATAATAATGAGTATAGTGGTCTTTTTATCTGGTTTAATGTCTgaatgggtgaaaaaaaaagcagtgaaatcaccttttatttgtgttttcacaagtagattaaaggtttcacaaatctgaaagtgagTTTAAACAGCGTTAAGGTTTTTTATATGAAGTCTAACACAGTGTAAGcggttaaaaaaagaagaatcaaccattaaatatcattatttatgtttccctgaACTGTCCTCGTAATGATGAGGCCTCACTCTCTTCACATATCATTTTAATATCCTCTTAATAAAACTGACTGATTATCATAATGTACAACaaagcaaacagcagcagttaaaGGACAAAGCAACAGTTTAAAGGCTCCTCTTGTGCTTCTGTTCCTTCCTTTtagttttaaatgtaataactgTTGAACTGAAGGTCGTTAACAACAGTCAGCGATTCATCAATCAGTCGCTGCTGTAAACTGATTGTTGTAAAGTGTAAATGTCATTAGAGctattttaatgtcattttaaaactaGCAAACGTTTGATGGATGCAGGTTCTTAAAattgagaatttgctgcttttcttgaaatatttttgtggtttttttgactgtttgtcGGTCAGAAAAAGacttttgtgatgttttttttagacCAATCAActaatgaagaaaataacttcTATCACTAATTAAAGTagtaattagttgcagccctgtgtTGGAACAGTAAGATGTGTGACAGTCTGTCAGGTGTTGACCTTGTAGAGCTCAGGAAGGTCGTGTTAAACTGACAgtttgtcttattttgaaaagcttttatttaCCCAGAGCAGGTTTGGTAAATAAATAGAGTCTATCAGTGAAGCCTGAGGCCACAGTCACACCACTGCTGACacagacggggggggggggttgagagccttgctcaagggcacctttGGCTAATTAGTCCAGATAGTCACTACTGGCCTTTTAATTCAAGCCGTTATTCCAGATGACTCAGATACAACAGTGCGAGTCACTCTGCTCATTCATAAAGCCGCCGTTACACAACGACACAGACGGTGTGCGGCGGTGCTGCCGGCTGGGAGCGCCGCCAGACACGGATTACGGTGTTTATTCAGGGAACGGTGTCGGGAGCAGGAAGAGCGGCGGGAGAAAAGAACACGCCGCCTCCGATCGACTGTCAATCATCACATCAAAACTACGCTGATGAGTCTGATATGACAgatatacatacagacaggctGTATGAGATCAGACTTCCTGTTATGGAAGGACTGAGATCATGATCGGAGCCAGAAGAACTGAACGTATCTGGactgtttgttgatgttttgttgtgtttgttgttgcaggGAGGAGAAAGCAGAAGGTAGCTAAAGAGAGAGCAGGTCTGGCCAAGGTGAGCACAGCGTCTCTACACACGACtcaaacatttcacaaacaGCTGATGTTCCCCCTCATCTGTCAGTTAAATACAGCAGATTATCACTCAAAAACTAAAGATCCAGATgagc
Coding sequences within:
- the LOC137180368 gene encoding E3 ubiquitin-protein ligase TRIM39-like; this encodes MSAASCLRSEDQFLCSICLDVFTDPVTTSCGHNFCKNCITEHWNSNVQYLCPMCKEVFKTRPKLKVNTLFSEMVSQFRQEAQQKASSSSSEQQAAKPGEVPCDVCTGTKLKALKSCLVCLTSYCETHLEPHLTVSGLKRHQLMDPVENLEDRMCMKHDKPLELFCKTDQTCVCMLCPVLNHKTHEFVPLKEEYEGKKAELGKTKAEIPQMIQKRRLKIQKIKQSVELSKEAADRETAEGVQVFIALKESVERSLNELIETIEEKQRTTEKQAEDFIKELEQEISELIKRSSEVKQLSRSEDHLHLLQNFPSLKAAPPTKDWTEVSVRPSSYEGTVVRAVAQLEETLSKEMKKLFEAELKRVQQYAVDVTLDPDTAHPHLILSDDGKQVNHSDVKKNLPDNPERFSDCVCVLGKQSFSSGRFYFEVQVKEKTDWDLGVARESINRKGQITARPQDGYWTIVMRNGNEYEACNYPSVILSLKSQLQKVGVFLDYEEGLVSFYDVDAAALIYSFTGYSFTDKLYPYFSPGINHGGKNSAPLIICPVNQTE